The genomic segment TGAAATGCGGTAGCACATGCTTGCCGAGCAGGTGAATCGCTTCGACGCTGCCGCGCGGGCCGTGCGGCATGCCAAACTCGACGCGCCCGACCGGCGTTTCCGCGCACATCCGCTCGATGCTCTCGATGACGTCGTTGGGCGTGCCGCAAAGCGCAAAATTGTCCAGCGCCAGGTCGGGCACGAGCACGGCCGCCGCATCGTAATCGCCGCGCGCTGTCGCCGCCTGCACCGCCGCTACCACGTCCGGCCCGATGCCAACCGCTTCCGGCATCGGCGCGAGGTACGGAAGATAGAACGCCAGCGTGCGCCGCGCATGGGCGCGCGCTTCGGCGCGATCCGCGCTGATCGAGGTGAGCGGGCCAAAGACGAGCCGTACCGCGCCCGGATCGCGCCCGGCCGCCCGCGCACCGTCCGCGATGGCGGCCCACATCCGGCGGCCGTAGTCCGCGCTCCACATGCTGCCGGCCTTCACTTCGTCCGCAATCGCGCCAGCCAGGCGGCACATCTGCATGCCCCAGGTGCCAATCATGACCGGGACCGTCGGCCGCAGAGGCGTCCATTGCAGGTAGGCATCCGGCGTCGCGCGGAAGAGCTTGCCCTCAAACGGCGCGCGGTCGGCGGACCACAGCCGCCGGATCAGCGCGACGGCCTCGCGCACGGCGGTCAGCGGGTGGGACGGCTCAACACCGACAAAATCGAGGAACGCGCCGCGCCCAATACCGAGATAGGCGCGCCCGCCGGTCTGCTCGTCGAGCAGAGCGGCGTTGCCAGCCAGGATCGCCGGGTGTACCAGGTACGGGTTGCAGACCGACGGCCCGATCTGCATCGTCTGCGTGTGCGGCGCGACGGCGAACAGGATCGGCCACGCCGGCTTGAACATCAGATCGTCGAAGATGCTGAAGGTGTGAAAACCGTACGCCTCGGCCATGCGCGCCAGCGCGACATAGTCGCCGAGCGGCTTGCCGCCTGCTATGCCGATGCTGAGCCGAAGCGTAGCGCTATTTGACATTCCACATACCGCCTCTTACAATCGTCTGTACGTTGTAAAGGGAGATTGTATGAGTATTCGACGAGTCGTACTGATTTACCCGAAGCGTGACGGGCGCATTCTGATGAAGGCGGCCGGTGCGCCATACACGCTGATGCGTCTGGCCTCGCTGGTGCCCGACGCGATCCCGGTTGAAATCTGGGACGAGAACCTGATGCGCCTGCCGCTGGAGACGCTCGGGCCGAACGACCTGGTCGGCGCGTCAGCGATGTCGCTCGGCATCGACCAGGTTAAAGAGCACGCGCAGATTATACACCAGCAGGGCGCCAAAGTGGTCGTGGGTGGCACGCACGCCACGCTCGTGCCGGACGAGGTCGAGCAGTGGGCCGACGCGGTCGTTGTCGGCGAGGCGTACCGCACCTGGCCGCAGATCATCCACGACTTCGACCAGGGCAGCCTGAAGAAGCGCTACACCGACGAGGAGTGGGCGGACCTGAAGGGCGTCGCGCCGATCAGCGACCGCGTGATTGAGATGGTCGGCGAGCATCGCAACTACTGGACGCCGATGTTGGAAATCACGCGCGGTTGCCCGCGCAACTGCTCGTTCTGCACGGCGATCCGCGTCAGCGGCAAGATCATGCGCCACCGGCCGATCCCGGAGGTGGTGGATGAGATTCGCCGCCGGCGCCTCAAGCGCTTCTTCCTGACCGACGACAACTTCGGCCTGAATTTCCGCACCGATCCCGATTACTGCGCCGAGCTGTTCGAGACGCTGCGCCGCGAGAAGCTGCACTCCTGGACGGCGCAGGCCGAGCTGCTGGTCGGCAACTACCCGGACCTGCTCGACATGGCGCGCGAGGCGCACCTCGACAAGTTCTTCATCGGCTTCGAGTCGGTGAACATGGCGAACAGCCGCGAGCTGGGCGGCAAGAGCCACGGCAAGATCGAGGAGTACAAGCGCACGATCAAGACGATGCACGCGCACGGCTTGAGCGTGGTCGGCCTGTTCGTCTTCGGCTTCGACGGCGACACGCCGAAAGTCTTCCAGGACACCTGGGACTTTGTGCGCGAGAGCGAACTGGACTCGGTCAGCGTCACGATCCTGACGCCGTACCCCGGCACGCCCCAGCGCCAGCAGTTGATCGACGAGGGCCGGCTGTTCGACCAGCGCAATGACGGCTGGCGCAAGTACGACGTCTCGCACGTGACTTTCCAGCCGAAGCAGATGACGCCGGCGCAGTTGTTCGCCGGCTACGACTGGATCTGCAAGAAGCTTTACAACCCGCTCTCGATCGGACAGCGCGGCCTGCGCACGTTCCGGCGCTACCCGCTGAGCAAGGCGCGCGCGAAGTTCTTCTCGTCGTTCAGCACCGACATCGGCTACAAGAAGACGTACGACTGGCGCTACGCGTAGGCGAGCGCGCGGCAACAAAGACGAAGCGGCGAGGCTTATGAGCCCCGCCGCTTTTTGCTACACATCGACCAACTGGTTGTCATGTTGAACACGACGGCAAGGCCATCGCCAGACGGTACGCTGTGCGCGCGCTGCATCTGTTGCCGACGATGCGCACCACAGTACCATAGACGATGCAAGAGGCCCGGTACACTCAGCAATTCTCAATTTGGCTTTGGACGCGTACTGTCCGATGCCGGCTTGCTATGAACTTGGCCCTCTGGTGCTTGTCACGCACGCTGGCTCGACAAGTAAGCGGCGTTGCCCTCCCTCCGACCCCCTCCCAACAAAGTTGGGAGGGGGCGACTTTCTAAGGGGAGGTGCGCGGCGGCTGCGCCGCCGCGCACCTCCCCGTTAGCTTTTCCCCCTGCTCCCCCGCGCGCGCGGGGGAGCAGGGGCCAGGGGATGAGGGGGCATATTGGCGGCCGACTCCAAAATGCGAATTGCTGTGGTACACTGCATGGTCTTGGAACCTTCCGATTTAAGATGCTTCGCGCGCGCACCGTGAATATTGACAAAACGGCATCCGAGGTTCATGATGGCCTCGGATGTCGTTTTCCCCTGCCTCGGCAGGCGGTGCGGCGGCGGGCAGTCGCCCTCCGCGTGCGGCACGAACCGTGTTGTTAGTAGTCGGCGACCGTAACGGTCTGGCCGGCCATGATCGTCAGCGTATCCGAGCGGGTGCCCGCGTCGGTGCTGGCCACGCTGGCCGAGTAGGTGTACTGACCCGGCGCCAGCGCGATGAACAGTTGCCCGTTGGCGGGCACACTGTACTCGGT from the Chloroflexota bacterium genome contains:
- a CDS encoding LLM class flavin-dependent oxidoreductase gives rise to the protein MSNSATLRLSIGIAGGKPLGDYVALARMAEAYGFHTFSIFDDLMFKPAWPILFAVAPHTQTMQIGPSVCNPYLVHPAILAGNAALLDEQTGGRAYLGIGRGAFLDFVGVEPSHPLTAVREAVALIRRLWSADRAPFEGKLFRATPDAYLQWTPLRPTVPVMIGTWGMQMCRLAGAIADEVKAGSMWSADYGRRMWAAIADGARAAGRDPGAVRLVFGPLTSISADRAEARAHARRTLAFYLPYLAPMPEAVGIGPDVVAAVQAATARGDYDAAAVLVPDLALDNFALCGTPNDVIESIERMCAETPVGRVEFGMPHGPRGSVEAIHLLGKHVLPHFNNKAIRE
- a CDS encoding B12-binding domain-containing radical SAM protein, giving the protein MSIRRVVLIYPKRDGRILMKAAGAPYTLMRLASLVPDAIPVEIWDENLMRLPLETLGPNDLVGASAMSLGIDQVKEHAQIIHQQGAKVVVGGTHATLVPDEVEQWADAVVVGEAYRTWPQIIHDFDQGSLKKRYTDEEWADLKGVAPISDRVIEMVGEHRNYWTPMLEITRGCPRNCSFCTAIRVSGKIMRHRPIPEVVDEIRRRRLKRFFLTDDNFGLNFRTDPDYCAELFETLRREKLHSWTAQAELLVGNYPDLLDMAREAHLDKFFIGFESVNMANSRELGGKSHGKIEEYKRTIKTMHAHGLSVVGLFVFGFDGDTPKVFQDTWDFVRESELDSVSVTILTPYPGTPQRQQLIDEGRLFDQRNDGWRKYDVSHVTFQPKQMTPAQLFAGYDWICKKLYNPLSIGQRGLRTFRRYPLSKARAKFFSSFSTDIGYKKTYDWRYA